The DNA region AGGGCCAGTTCTTAATTGGGGTGGATGTGGAGATGGGGGCCGCTATGGGAGAGGAGATAGAGGAGCAGCCTGAAGGGGACTCAGAGGACGGTGTCTCTGAGTCACACCCCGGCTTAGAAGGGACAGGTATCTGCCCAGAGCCAGAAGGGAGAGcggaaagaaagaggggagagtTAGTGGAAGGAGGGGGCCTGGGTGCGGGCCGAGCCTCTGGAGACACTTCCGGCCTgcaaaaaggacaaaataaaaccTGCGGGTCAGTTGCAGATGCAACATGAGAGGCAAGAGATATGTAAAACTATAGTCTTTCCAAAGacaagaactcttttttttttttttttttaatatattctgggGGCAGTACCTTCAGAAGTTAAAGAAGGAACACCAGTACTTAACCCATAAAAGGCATGCTTTTTATCACCAAGCACATCTGCTACAGAAAGGTCTGTTGCAATAGAAACAAAAAGGTCCAGGGAAAGCAACAGCCCGCAGTCTCTTctggtgataaaaaaaaaaaaccatctaaAAAAACGCAAAGCCATTCAAAGCGCACCACAGGGCAAGAGGCAGATTTTGAAGgggagcagtgtgtgtgtgtgtctgtctgtgtgtgtgtctgtctgtgtgtgtgtgtgtgtgtgtgtgtctgtgtgtgtgtctgtgtgtgtgtgtgtgtctgtgaactCAAAGTAGGCAGAATCTCAAAAAAAAGTCTCTCCCACCCCGGCCACTAGGAATACCATGACAGTGATTATGAGTCATGCCGAAAAGCAGAACCCCCGAGGCTCCTGCAACAAGTTGCAGAGTAAACACATAGAGGACCGCCCAGACATACTCGACAGGGGACAAAGGGGCTCTTGTGGCAGCAAACCCACACCAAAGTGCCAGGAGGAGAGATTacatctgcctccaaaggaatACGTGGGAAGAACGGACTGATCCCCAGTTctgcacacaccaccaccacgCAAACCTGGTGTTCTTCCCAGACCCTGACACTCAGAATCTGCTACAAAACCTGGGCGCTCCACTGCGCTCTGCTTATCTCACTGAGATGGACAGACCAGTCCTGCCAACTTTtgccagaagcagaaaatatttgcaggggAAACATTTGTGGCCAAGATATCTGGGGCAAAGATACTTACAGAGGATATACCGGACAAGGAATGGACCACGCCTGCTGGCAGAGGCCCCGGGATGGGACACGTAGCGGCTGGCTAAGAGTGACTTAGACTAGCATATACCCGGCTGCTACAGGGACCACCACAGACCAACAAGCAAGGCCTGCTCCACAGTAGGCCTTCTTGCCAGGAAGGGCCGAGACTCACCGGGGTTTCACGGCTCTGGTCTGGGGAGCCCTGGGCGAGAGAACAGGTGGGACAGGAGCAGCCTTGGGCTCTGGGTCAGCTTCTGGTTCTGGGAGTGGCCCATCTCCAAAGGGGTTCGGCGCTCGGCCCGGTCCGGAGGCAACAGGCGCGGCCTCTTTGTCCGATCTCTTCGCAAGGTCATCAGCAGGCCCTGGCTGGTGCTCCCCGGCCCTGAGCGCGGCcggctctccctctctctccttcccggAGGCGGTGGCGGGAGGGCTTTCACCCTCGCTGCCCTTGGCCGGATCCTTCTTTCCCGGCACCATGAAGAGCAGAGCGGACTTCTTGTTCTCCTGTTTTTTGCTCTCTTTGGTTTCCTTTGCAGCCTCCAAGGTCGCCGGGGGCACGTTCTCCCAAACGTCCCTGCTGACCTGCAGCTGGGAGGACGGCAGGGACATAGACTTGAGGGCATCCTTTGGGGAAGACTCAGGAGGCACAGCGCCTGCTTCCCCAGGCTCCCTCCAAGGCCGAGAGGCCAGGTTTTCCGAAGACGAGAACCACCGCTTCTTCCTGAGGCCTTGGGGGGACGGGGAGGGCGACGGGGAGCCGTCCTTGGTCTCGCTCTTGGCCTCGGGCGGCTCCGCGTAGACGTGGTTCCCGTTGATACAGACGTTCGAGCGGGAGAGGACGTCGTTCTTAGAACGGAGGCCGCCCAGGAAGGAGAGGCCTTCCTTCTTGGGGAGGCTGAAATTGACCTGGTTCAGCTGCTTAGGATCTGCGCTTGCTGTCCTCTTGTGAGATAAGACTGCGGGGAGAAGACCCAAGAACCAAGGGGGTTAGAAGTTAAGGGAAAGCACATCTGAGTCCTTTTTCTGATTGTCACAGCTGGGCGGGGCGTGCTATGGCATCCAGCAGGCGGAGGCCAGGACGCTGCAGGAGATGCCACAGAACACGGGAAGGCTCCCGTGACAAAGAGCTATCCACCCCCACTGTCAACGGTGCTGAGGTCAGGAAACTGCAAGGACCAGGGAGGAGGGCAGCGCTCGTGGCTGGGTTGCAGAATCTGGCCAGTAGTAGGGAACTGGTCACTGAATTTCAAAATACCCAGTTAATTCAGAGTCAAGGGAACTGGATTCCTCAGCTTTCATTAGGAATGTATTTCATGGAAGCTCAATACAATAACCGATGAATTAATGAACTATCAGAATTATTGTAAGGTTCTATGGTTTTATCcttaatctaaaaacaaaaaacaaaatcaaaaccttACATGCTAGCCCCAAAAGCTTGTACTAATGCTCATTAGTTATACAGCCAGACATTATGAGAAAGGAATTTACACATTCCCAGAAACTAGAGGACTTAGAAATAGAGAAGGCTTCCTAACCCTTGTTAGTATTCTTAAGtacccaccatcatcaccactacAATGACCATTGGAACCAGTACCAGCACCAGCATCTCCAGCACCATCAGTAAaagcatcatcaccaccatcaccatcaccactactgtaaccaccaccacctacaccatcccccaccatcaccatcactactGTAACCACGACCATCTACAccatcccccaccaccaccatctacactactgtaaccaccaccacctacaccatcccccaccatcaccatcactactgtaaccaccaccatctacaccatcccccaccatcaccattactgtaaccaccaccatctacaccatcccccaccatcaccatcactactgtaaccaccaccatctacaccatcccccaccatcaccattactgtaaccaccaccatctacaccatcccccaccatcaccatcaccattactGTAACCACCACCATCTACACCATCCCCCACCGTCACCACTACTGTAACCACCACCATCTACACCAttccccaccatcaccatcactactgtaaccaccaccatctacaccatcccccaccaccaccattactgtaaccaccaccatctacaccatcccccaccaccaccatcactactgtaaccaccaccatctacaccatcccccaccatcaccactactgtaaccaccaccatctacaccatcccccaccatcaccactactGTAACCACCACCATCTACACCATTCCCCACCATCACCATCCCACTACCGTAACCAGCACCATCTACAccatcccccaccatcaccactactgtaaccaccaccatctacaccatcccccaccatcaccatcaccactactgtaaccaccaccatctacaccatcccccaccatcatcaccactactgtaaccaccaccatctacaccattccccaccatcaccatcccactactgtaaccaccaccatctacaccatcccccaccatcaccattactgtaaccaccaccatctacaccatcccccaccatcaccactactgtaaccaccaccatctacaccatcccccaccatcaccatcactactgtaaccaccaccatctacaccatcccccaccatcaccatcccactactgtaaccaccaccatctacaccatcccccaccatcaccatcccactactgtaaccaccaccatctacaccatcccccaccatcaccatcccactactgtaaccaccaccatctacaccatcccccaccatcaccatcccactactgtaaccaccaccatctacaccatcccccaccatcaccatcccactactgtaaccaccaccatctacaccatcccccaccatcaccactactgtaaccaccaccatctacaccatcccccaccatcaccatcactactgtaaccaccaccatctacaccatcccccaccatcaccatcactactgtaaccaccaccatctacaccatcccccaccatcaccattactgtaaccaccaccatctacaccatcccccatcatcaccattactgtaaccaccaccatctacaccatcccccaccatcaccatcccACTACTGTAACCACCACCATTTACACCATCCCCcaacaccatcaccatcaccactactgtaaccaccaccatctacaccatcccccaccatcatcaccattactgtaaccaccaccatctacaccatcccccaccatcaccattactgtaaccaccaccatctacaccatcccccaccatcaccatcccactactgtaaccaccaccatctacaccatcccccaccatcaccattactgtaaccaccaccatctacaccatcccccaccatcaccattactgtaaccaccaccatctacaccatcccccaccatcaccactactgtaaccaccaccatctacaccatcccccaacaccatcaccatcaccactactgtaaccaccaccatctacaccatcccccaccatcaccattactgtaaccaccaccatctacaccatcccccaccatcaccattactgtaaccaccaccatctacaccatcccccaacaccatcaccatcaccacaactgtaaccaccaccatctacaccattccccaccatcaccatcccactactgtaaccaccaccatctataccatcccccaccatcaccactactGTAACCACCACCATCTACACCATCCCCCACAATCACCATCACTACTGTAACCACCACCATCTACAccatcccccaccatcaccactactgtaaccaccaccatctacaccatcccccaccatcaccatcaccactactgtaaccaccaccatctacaccatcccccaccatcaccatcccACTACTGTAACTACCACCATCTACACCATCCCCCAACACCATCACCACTACTGTAACCACCACCATCTACAccatcccccaccatcaccactactgtaaccaccaccatctacaccatcccccaccatcaccatcactactgtaaccaccaccatctataccatcccccaccatcaccatcactactgtaaccaccaccatctacaccatcccccaccatcaccattactgtaaccaccaccatctacaccatcccccaccatcaccactactgtaaccaccaccatctacaccatcccccaccatcaccatcactactgtaaccaccaccatctacaccatcccccaccatcaccatcactactgtaaccaccaccatctacaccatcccccaccatcaccataactactgtaaccaccaccatctataccatcccccaccatcaccactactGTAATCACCACCATCTACAccatccccccccccaccaccatcaTTTTAACAACTGAGGAATTGAATGAAAACCGTTCTCCTaagatttgttcatttcttctctcCCAAAGCAAAGGAGGGGGAGAAGCCACGTgcgaaggaggaggaggggactcaCCATCCGAGGCAGAGGAGGACTCGTCCTCGTCATCGTCCTCCCACCGGGACTCGAAGTCTCCAGGACGAAGCATCACTTTGTCTGACTTTGAGGTCGGCAGGACGGACATGGACTGGGAAAGCGGCGTTCTCTGCAGGTTGGGCTTGGAAAACAAGGTCTTGATCTTTGACTTCTTCTTCTTGTCTTTGGAAGGAGACTCGTCATCGCTGTCAGCCGAGGGCGTCACGCGGGGGACGATGGCTGACACCGTATCGGACGCGCTGTCCTTATTCTTGCCCTTGATCTTGTCCTT from Dama dama isolate Ldn47 chromosome 32, ASM3311817v1, whole genome shotgun sequence includes:
- the RAB11FIP1 gene encoding rab11 family-interacting protein 1 isoform X3 encodes the protein MSLAASAGRGPGAVWSPTHVQVTVLQARGLRAKGPGGTSDAYAVIQVGKEKYATSVSERSLGAPVWREEATFELPPLLSAEAAPAAAATLQLTVLHRALLGLDKFLGRAEVDLRRLHQDQGRRRTQWYTLKSKPGKKDKERGEIEVDIQFMRNNMTASMFDLSMKDKSRNPFGKLKDKIKGKNKDSASDTVSAIVPRVTPSADSDDESPSKDKKKKSKIKTLFSKPNLQRTPLSQSMSVLPTSKSDKVMLRPGDFESRWEDDDEDESSSASDVLSHKRTASADPKQLNQVNFSLPKKEGLSFLGGLRSKNDVLSRSNVCINGNHVYAEPPEAKSETKDGSPSPSPSPQGLRKKRWFSSSENLASRPWREPGEAGAVPPESSPKDALKSMSLPSSQLQVSRDVWENVPPATLEAAKETKESKKQENKKSALLFMVPGKKDPAKGSEGESPPATASGKEREGEPAALRAGEHQPGPADDLAKRSDKEAAPVASGPGRAPNPFGDGPLPEPEADPEPKAAPVPPVLSPRAPQTRAVKPRLHPVKPMNTTAPKVTNSTSGTAAIMSENLINEAGMKKYKPSDPAFAYAQLTHDELIQLVLKQKETISKKECQVRQLEDYIDNLLVRVMEETPNILRVPSQVGKKAGKM